One genomic region from Pecten maximus chromosome 5, xPecMax1.1, whole genome shotgun sequence encodes:
- the LOC117327114 gene encoding uncharacterized protein LOC117327114 encodes MATKQVVTENEEEAIGAQNELALHLDDGLKEEEFVKLKNLFIGCPFTSRQHENIKTMADLFQQLENDKKISVGNYKFFAVKLEKIHPRLATEVQEMEKQIQDILNGGNPSVMDVPAASTSPAQEIHADLLPLIKETKDMIKEEIEKKKKKFLETKAFLDAKDKLQKNRVLVIKGNTGDGKTSTAIQLLHWLIEEQQCREPRQLFDIKDFELMTSNSNLVTFIDDIFGEEDVGRNDVQEWNKRLKHVQRLFVGEQIQANFLLITIRNEIFNALGKSSLGEIFIPDYIIDLSSGEYRIADEKRELLERYRPGNFSWTEQEIENILSYAPYIGFPKCCELFCESNDHELQKTRSDFFMKPVKFLKEAFSRLPECSAILFLFLNGGEIKVKDLDPNGDKVNKTLLEEAFDINLVDCEVDRTSMTFKKKVGFVKESFERLLGFLVRKEKHRLSGDEMYRFDHSSIYFTVALLYGDKTPVGYIQNCPRNFLRYITTSKTFENMVVISSDDYTDMCKRLLQEFQCEVPEVIPFNDIKDSSTWIDNFVKRYDFEKISISIGSLDVWKDPVFLEEFFELLNEREVNKLEVLNKACYFCAEECALYLLRKGVQPDKDTRWWSLITRGGHGKGDAHVLMKVVKYLNDEIKLNLLNEACRFSSEECVLCLLCEVDKPDKNILLDVVKGGSVILFYKLQNYDVSLTVRDNDNNNFLHVACQYNRVEMVSMLCEKYPDLVHDTNHAGQTPLYLAAGKGNCSIFKLVERTVLNSLYRDEDEQHKCKTEDVVHRSCACSKYMSQLVNNYGWEIDDNRVDKYGWEIDDNRVDKYGWGKDDYRVPIRDPHIPLYGNGKAWTILHESCAGGSKKLLVYLCEKYPALTTVVDSYGRTVLHVSCMFEHREMCVYLCESVPQLIRELDNKGRHCLHYIAMYTSDVDLFTECETRVKQYMESLKLKYDIRTIWTWEGRSVLDLAKEMTEKRERELKKQTLESGDHYEYNNPLYDHLDNVFSE; translated from the exons ATGGCCACAAAACAAGTAGTCACAGAAAATGAAGAGGAAGCCATTGGTGCCCAAAATGAGTTGGCCTTGCATCTGGATGATGGACTTAAGGAGGAAGAGTTTGTTAAGTTGAAGAATCTGTTTATAGGTTGTCCTTTTACTTCAAGACAACATGAGAATATTAAAACTATGGCAGATCTATTTCAACAACTTGAGAACGATAAGAAGATATCTGTGGGAAACTACAAGTTTTTTGCagtaaaattggaaaaaattcATCCTAGGCTGGCTACTGAAGTGCAAGAAATGGAGAAACAAATTCAAGATATCCTGAATGGAG GTAATCCCTCTGTCATGGATGTCCCAGCAGCCAGCACAAGTCCCGCCCAAG aaatccATGCTGATCTACTGCCTTTGATAA AAGAAACAAAAGATATGATCAAAGAagaaatagaaaagaaaaagaaaaaattccTGGAGACCAAAGCTTTCCTCGATGCTAAAGACAAGCTCCAAAAGAACAGAGTTCTAGTCATCAAGGGAAACACAGGCGATGGCAAAACTTCTACCGCCATTCAACTCCTTCATTGGCTGATAGAGGAGCAGCAATGCAGAGAACCCCGTCAGCTTTTTGACATTAAGGATTTTGAATTGATGACTTCTAATTCTAATCTTGTCACttttattgatgatatttttggTGAGGAAGATGTAGGTAGAAATGATGTACAAGAGTGGAACAAAAGGCTCAAACATGTACAAAGACTTTTTGTTGGTGAACAAATCCAGGCCAATTTTCTCCTCATTACAATtcgtaatgaaatatttaatgcTTTGGGAAAGAGTTCTTTGGGAGAAATTTTCATTCCAGATTACATCATTGATCTGAGCTCAGGTGAGTACAGAATTGCAGATGAAAAAAGGGAACTTTTAGAGAGGTATAGGCCAGGCAATTTCTCATGGACAGAGCAAGAAATAGAAAACATTCTATCTTATGCCCCATATATTGGATTCCCAAAATGTTGTGAGCTTTTCTGCGAGTCTAATGATCATGAGTTGCAGAAAACACGAAGTGATTTCTTTATGAAGCCTGTCAAATTTTTGAAAGAAGCATTTTCAAGGTTACCAGAATGttctgccattttgtttctgTTCCTCAATGGCGGGGAGATAAAGGTAAAAGATCTAGACCCAAATGGtgataaagtaaacaaaacattgttAGAGGAAgcttttgatattaatttggtTGATTGTGAAGTTGACAGAACCTCAATGACATTTAAGAAAAAGGTAGGATTTGTGAAAGAAAGTTTTGAAAGATTACTAGGATTTTTGGTAAGGAAGGAGAAACATCGATTGTCTGGTGATGAAATGTACAGATTTGATCATTCTTCTATATATTTCACAGTAGCCCTTTTGTATGGAGACAAAACACCAGTTGGTTACATACAGAATTGTCCCAGAAATTTCCTTCGTTATATAACAACctcaaaaacatttgaaaatatggTTGTCATATCATCTGATGATTATACAGACATGTGTAAACGTCTGCTCCAAGAGTTTCAGTGTGAGGTGCCAGAGGTGATACCTTTTAATGACATAAAAGATTCATCCACCTGGATAGACAATTTTGTTAAGAgatatgattttgaaaaaataagTATTAGTATTGGCTCTCTAGATGTATGGAAAGATCCTGTCTTTCTTGAGGAATTTTTCGAGTTGTTAAATGAGAGAGAAGTTAATAAACTTGAGGTGCTCAATAAAGCATGTTACTTCTGTGCTGAAGAATGTGCTTTATATCTTCTGCGTAAGGGAGTCCAACCTGACAAGGACACACGATGGTGGTCATTGATTACAAGAGGTGGTCATGGTAAGGGAGATGCGCATGTACTAATGAAAGTTGTGAAATACTTGAATGATGAGATAAAACTTAACTTGCTAAATGAAGCATGTCGTTTTAGTTCAGAAGAATGTGTTTTATGTCTTCTGTGTGAGGTAGACAAACCAGACAAGAACATTCTGTTAGATGTTGTGAAGGGTGGAAGTGTAATCCTGTTTTACAAACTACAAAATTATGACGTCTCTCTAACAGTCAGGGATAATGACAATAACAATTTCCTACATGTGGCGTGTCAGTATAACAGAGTAGAAATGGTGTCAATGCTGTGTGAAAAGTATCCAGACTTGGTACATGACACTAATCATGCAGGACAAACCCCACTTTATTTAGCAGCAGGGAAAGGAAACTGTTCTATATTCAAGTTAGTGGAGAGAACTGTACTGAACTCTTTGTATAGAGATGAGGATGAACAACACAAGTGTAAGACAGAAGATGTGGTTCATAGGAGTTGTGCGTGTAGTAAGTACATGTCTCAGTTAGTGAATAACTATGGCTGGGAGATAGATGATAATAGGGTTGATAAGTATGGCTGGGAGATAGATGATAATAGGGTTGATAAGTATGGCTGGGGGAAAGATGATTATAGGGTTCCAATTAGAGATCCTCACATACCGTTATATGGAAATGGAAAGGCGTGGACAATATTACATGAGAGTTGTGCGGGAGGTAGCAAGAAGCTTTTAGTTTATTTGTGTGAGAAATACCCAGCACTGACCACAGTTGTAGATAGCTACGGGCGgacagtgttacatgtgagTTGTATGTTTGAACACAGGGAGATGTGTGTTTATCTGTGCGAGTCAGTCCCACAATTAATCAGAGAGTTAGATAACAAGGGCCGTCACTGCCTGCATTATATAGCCATGTATACTTCAGATGTAGATTTGTTCACCGAGTGTGAAACTCGTGTGAAACAATACATGGAGTCATTAAAACTGAAGTATGACATCAGAACCATATGGACATGGGAGGGCCGATCCGTTTTAGACTTGGCAAAGGAAATGACAGAGAAAAGGGAAAGAGAGTTGAAAAAACAGACATTAGAGTCGGGGGATCACTACGAATATAACAACCCATTGTATGATCATCTTGATAATGTGTTTAGTGAATAA